Proteins from a genomic interval of Colias croceus chromosome 2, ilColCroc2.1:
- the LOC123704764 gene encoding probable ubiquitin carboxyl-terminal hydrolase FAF isoform X2 — protein MVFPEAKLKALEEKISHPRWVVPVLPEQELEALLNAATELATKGEDVNNLLCQRFYNDALTLSFTKILTDDAVSSWKNNIQQCVRSNCEKLVKLCAMKLDDPRFLNLLSMAFNPNNKFHTFNASRTSEGLTISTVSATGQGSNQETEVFARSQDHRTPKGWLVHLINIFGQAGGFVKLRERFEAIMGFKKSELTTSVSSEEKVTNEIIEKESEDPKVDTTDSIISSTDNMEGSISSRSDQPSSLEMSTTGETRVAAVWQLLRPLGLCHDLLTPHTVTIYLLPVLECIPTLLESLTDDELKREARGSENKTDTVSCLIRACKCVSVKTPHHHSLLKSLEMFRLKMILRLLQMSSFNGKMSALNEINQLISTIAQQPKPEWLTPTVITTWIRENGVVDIVLRDSLHQPQYVERLEKMLRFMIKENSLTREDLDAIWKAQHGKHEAIVKNVHDLLAKLAWDFTPDQLDHLFDCFKASWSTSSKKQSDKLIEVIRRLAEDDKDGVMANKVLVLFWNLAHSDEVCTEIMDLTLANFIKILDYSCSQDRDAQKTIWLDKCVEELKSNETWVLPALKMMREICCLYESGGGAGVRPHVTRQELIDRLQTQHSLVILVTDSLTHYMDTVRAKLTEESEIDWENWLPDGRYPHAAQVHERLSFLRFLLKDGQLWLCAEQAKQIWVCLAEKPAHIGDREACFRWFSKLMGEEPDLDPNINLHFFRRNIMTLPPNLLTHSGIKCFERFFKAVNSKEGKLKVKRRGFLLNDPDLIGLDYLWRVITECEDDISARGIELLRETCTCTGAALPPAHQHEAFLTQCCARTQRLQKDMETSDDGTESCTKMCRVIRAIQEYINECDRRFSADRQILPIYRSGRGRQCTIIVRFNFQTGQRQIDDIELFSHSNETLHSLRVAVQRRLKCTSESSIKLEMYINKLELYVNGELLDSSHDRKILSQIPLRDKTILVAKVYDGQVCGSGGCGSSNESSSDSSATSPPVPPTPEHALPGVIFSQGSWYLPFILELEHVGITKGHIPLTEAAHLLSQICPPHKLTVEKLTEALLCRDDSKLKDMLYGPAPPAVAYNIEVLYSMVMPSSDTRLERNRSFQLACVKKAPLLVQCLSDNEFLKGAAPHTRRVGYLALVRLAKLALYTLGHLFEILAPDGSDTSVDKEFRMDVTILREALQSVPNHNCEIIVKAIAEKLANTLGEQMVTSGEDSESVSSLVWWRVPTAATVRSLYALTYSVAQPSEISGLVHSDDVTLVRECMEVVTICMALGGGHLEDLLHESWWQDTALYLMIDCPSAQVRVSSAEQLLSMCAWGGGGGARCALAALGGAGGAATLPRLAAHSRHAHQFLQLLCRLVALAGPTARTLDDLATEVAWLRAVRTNPEALEDTLLEGHLNLTKELFTHVPAQVKFQYGAHPDHKDAGLIKEVATEFLWPYSWAWCRMSEGGERGASGPSTSEDVPTPLCRTPGSVAAAADLLLALVHGCVPNMAALANLLHLMFYSDKNMPLSEWEYMPCVGPRPGAGLVGLKNAGATCYMNSVLQQLYCVRAVRDALLTVQGAATDPNEDFSGEIHHHNIIENNTENSGDYNITILKQVQAIFAHLHYSKLQYYVPRGLWAHFRLQGEPVNLREQQDAVEFFMSLVESLDEALKSLGQEQLMAKTMGGTYSDQKICKGCPHRYCKEEPFSVVSLDIRNMSRLQESLEAYVRGELLEGADAYYCDKCSKKVVTVKRLCLNKLPPVLVIQLKRFEYDFEKVCAIKFNDYFEFPRELDVEPYTAWGLARAEGEGALWEGSENCEKDPRYTQYELSGIVVHSGQASGGHYYSYVLLRDTGSMGRWVKLDDGDVAECAMHDDDEMKAQCFGGEYMGEVFDSTIKRISYKRQKRWWNAYMLFYTRKDTIDTSLEQTMRNMTLKESAIPRPIWNSVRRSNIAFCHNQDQFSLEHFNFMKKLCFMRLQVHPGSQSAVWGQEHEEMSMLAVQMATKFLFQVGFHTKKTLRGPATDWHDILCQHLRCSQSVRAWFASDLFKHPHRLCDYLLSCPSGDVRIVFMKIIVFLAHFSVQDPPVSNGYGTWCGREEATCLSDQVLCSARALAAPHHDAHAHRHLPLLFNLFHAYAMLGAHEKYQLLRLKVLDIVLSVCMDESYAALGKYQYPESAKIHQVVCALVRCCDVSARCQSAGAAEGAAPLPNPFAEPPPTHGPRPQLTATAADLLYNRTGTYMKKLTEECCGCEEGIRLIQFLCWEHAGWSRAALAELLWQMACAYCHELRRHCDALTALLLMEDSWQQHRLHNAIKGVSEERPGLLETGLRARSHYQKRTYACVKLLVGVMCRAPIAVRAVHTHSEARRRWRQLLAWLQDELDRYGSGYGSYGTWSPPGTSNETSSGYFLERSNSARKTLEKAYQLCPEEEEEDEEGRETGEGSGSGEAGDSADDDEPPDDDEPPRRLHLAPPAPPAPPPPRDPAPL, from the exons ATGGTATTCCCCGAGGCAAAACTAAAGGCATTAGAAGAAAAAATCTCACATCCTCGATGGGTAGTACCTGTTCTACCAGAGCAGGAGTTAGAGGCGTTACTTAATGCTGCTACAGAATTAGCAACCAAAG gTGAAGATGTAAACAATCTGCTTTGTCAGCGGTTCTATAATGATGCGCTAACATTATCGTTTACAAAAATTCTAACTGACGATGCGGTTTCATCCTGGAAGAATAACATACAGCAATGTGTGCGTTCCAACTGTGAGAAACTTGTTAAATTGTGTGCCATGAAATTGGATGATCCTAGATTTTTGAATCTCCTGTCAATGGCATTTAATCCTAATAATAA GTTTCACACTTTCAATGCATCTAGGACTTCTGAAGGATTGACAATTTCAACTGTGTCTGCCACGGGGCAAGGGTCAAATCAGGAAACTGAGGTTTTTGCCAGATCTCAGGACCACAGAACACCCAAGGGATGGCTGGTCCATCTCATTAATAT atttggtcAGGCAGGtggatttgtaaaattaaggGAAAGGTTTGAAGCTATTATGGGATTCAAAAAATCAGAATTAACAACATCTGTAAGTTCCGAGGAGAAAGTCacaaatgaaataatagaaaaagaaaGTGAAGATCCAAAAGTTGATACCACCGATAGCATTATTAGTAGCACGGACAATATGGag ggTTCAATTTCCTCGAGGTCTGATCAGCCATCTTCCCTAGAGATGTCAACAACAGGAGAAACCCGTGTAGCTGCTGTGTGGCAACTCTTACGGCCTCTGGGGCTGTGCCATGATCTTCTAACACCTCACACTGTTACAATTTATCTTCTACCAGTTTTG gAATGTATTCCAACATTGTTAGAGAGTTTAACTGATGACGAATTAAAACGCGAAGCACGCGGTAGTGAGAATAAGACTGACACAGTTTCTTGTCTGATCAGAGCATGTAAATGTGTTTCTGTCAAGACTCCACATCACCATAGTCTACTTAAAT CACTAGAAATGTTTCGATTGAAAATGATTTTACGATTGCTTCAAATGTCGTCGTTCAATGGAAAGATGTCAGcgttaaatgaaataaaccaaCTTATAAGTACGATCGCTCAGCAACCAAAACCAGAATGGCTTACACCAACTGTTATAAca aCTTGGATTAGAGAAAACGGTGTGGTGGATATTGTTTTACGCGATTCACTTCATCAACCGCAGTATGTAGAAAGATTAGAAAAAATGCTAAGATTTATGATAAAAGAGAACTCTTTAACGCGAGAAGACTTGGACGCGATATGGAAGGCTCAACATGGGAAGCACGAGGCAATCGTAAAAAATGTACATGATTTATTAGCGAAACTCGCTTGGGATTTCACACCAGATCAATTAGATCATCTCTTTGACTGTTTTAAG GCTAGTTGGTCAACGTCCAGTAAGAAGCAAAGCGACAAGTTAATAGAAGTAATAAGGAGGCTGGCTGAAGATGACAAAGATGGCGTAATGGCGAATAAA gtattagTTCTGTTTTGGAATTTGGCGCATTCTGACGAAGTATGCACAGAAATAATGGATTTAACACTTGcgaatttcattaaaatactcGATTATAGTTGTAGTCAAGACCGTGATGCGCAGAAAACAATTTGGCTAGACAA ATGTGTAGAAGAGTTGAAGAGCAACGAGACATGGGTATTACCGGCGCTAAAGATGATGCGTGAGATATGTTGTCTGTACGAGTCGGGCGGCGGCGCTGGAGTACGGCCGCACGTCACGCGACAAGAGCTCATAGACAGGCTGCAAACACAACACTCCCTTGTCATATTGGTTACCGACTCGTTGACGCATTACATGGACACGGTGCGGGCGAAATTAACGG AAGAGAGTGAAATTGACTGGGAAAATTGGTTACCTGATGGCAGATATCCCCACGCGGCACAAGTACACGAGCGACTAAGTTTTTTACGGTTTTTGTTGAAAGATGGCCAGTTGTGGCTTTGTGCTGAACAG GCCAAACAAATATGGGTATGTCTGGCAGAAAAACCAGCTCATATTGGAGATCGTGAAGCGTGCTTTCGATGGTTCAGTAAATTAATGGGTGAAGAACCAGATTTGGATccaaatattaatttgcatttttttcGACGTAACATTATGACCTTACCTCCAAACCTACTAACTCATTCAGGAATCAAATGTTTTGAAAG GTTTTTCAAGGCAGTTAACTCGAAAGAAGGAAAACTTAAAGTTAAGAGGCGTGGCTTTCTTCTTAACGACCCTGATCTCATAGGATTAGATTATTTATGGAGG GTTATAACGGAGTGCGAGGACGACATATCGGCGCGCGGCATCGAGCTGCTGCGCGAGACGTGCACGTGCACGGGCGCCGCGCTGCCGCCCGCGCACCAGCACGAGGCGTTCCTCACGCAGTGCTGCGCGCGCACGCAGCGCCTGCAGAAGGACATGGAGACTAGTGACG ACGGGACTGAGAGTTGTACAAAGATGTGTAGAGTAATTCGTGCCATACAAGAATATATAAACGAATGTGATAGAAGGTTCTCGGCGGATCGTCAGATACTGCCGATTTACAGGTCGGGCAGGGGACGGCAGTGTACTATAATAGTcagatttaattttcaaacagGCCAAAGACAAATCGAtgatattgaattattttcacattCTAATGAAACTCTTCACTCATTGCGCGTGGCTGTTCAGAGAAG gtTAAAGTGTACATCAGAGAGCAGTATCAAACTggaaatgtatataaataagttagAATTGTATGTGAATGGTGAACTTTTGGATTCAAGTCACGACAGGAAAATACTTTCACAAATCCCACTCAGAGACAAGACTATTCTTGTTGCCAag GTGTATGACGGTCAAGTATGCGGCAGTGGTGGATGTGGCTCGTCCAACGAGTCGAGCAGCGACTCGAGCGCCACCTCTCCACCGGTGCCGCCGACACCGGAACACGCTTTGCCTGGTGTG ATTTTTTCACAAGGCTCTTGGTATTTACCGTTTATATTGGAATTAGAGCATGTCGGTATTACCAAAGGACACATCCCACTAACGGAGGCTGCACATCTTCTTTCGCAAATATGTCCACCGCATAAGTTAACA GTAGAGAAGTTAACAGAAGCATTACTGTGTAGAGATGATTCCAAATTAAAGGATATGCTGTACGGGCCAGCGCCACCCGCCGTTGCTTATAACATTGAG GTTTTATACAGTATGGTGATGCCGTCATCAGACACCAGATTGGAGCGTAATCGCAGCTTTCAACTAGCTTGTGTAAAAAAAGCTCCCCTCTTGGTACAATGTTTGTCTGACAATGAGTTTCTGAAGGGCGCCGCACCACATACGCGCag AGTTGGGTACTTAGCACTAGTGAGGCTAGCAAAATTAGCTTTATACACACTGGGACATCTTTTTGAAATTCTCGCTCCTGATGGGTCTGATACCTCAGTTGATAAGGAATTTAG AATGGACGTCACAATATTGCGAGAAGCATTACAGTCTGTACCAAACCACAACTGCGAAATAATCGTCAAGGCTATTGCAGAGAAATTAGCAAACACACTTGGAGAGCAG ATGGTGACAAGTGGTGAAGATAGTGAATCAGTGTCCTCGCTAGTGTGGTGGCGCGTGCCAACAGCAGCCACAGTGCGATCTCTCTACGCACTTACCTACTCTGTGGCCCAACCCTCAGAAATTTCAGGCTTAGTGCATTCGGATGATGTTACAT TGGTTCGAGAGTGTATGGAGGTGGTTACAATTTGCATGGCTCTTGGCGGAGGACATCTTGAAGATCTATTACACGAGTCTTGGTGGCAGGATACTGCTTTGTATTTGATGATAGACTGCCCCAGCGCTCAG GTGCGCGTGTCGTCCGCGGAGCAGCTGCTGTCGATGTGCGCGTggggcggcggcggcggcgcgcgCTGCGCCCTGGCCGCGCTGGGCGGGGCGGGCGGCGCCGCCACGCTGCCGCGCCTCGCCGCGCACTCGCGCCACGCGCACCAGTTCCTGCAGCTGCTGTGCCGGCTCGTCGCGCTCGCCGGGCCCACGGCCAGGACGCTGGACGATCTGGCCACTGAG GTTGCTTGGTTACGCGCTGTTCGCACAAATCCCGAAGCCCTTGAAGACACTTTACTGGAGGGACATTTGAATCTCACCAAAGAGCTCTTTACACATGTGCCAGCTCAAGTTAAATTTCAATATGGTGCACACCCTGACCATAAAGATGCAGGTTTAATCAAG GAAGTGGCAACAGAGTTCCTCTGGCCGTACTCGTGGGCGTGGTGCCGCATGTCGGAGGGCGGCGAGCGCGGCGCGAGCGGCCCCAGCACGAGCGAGGACGTGCCCACGCCGCTGTGCCGCACGCCCGGCTCCGTGGCCGCCGCCGCCGACCTGCTGCTGGCGCTCGTGCACGGCTGCGTGCCCAACATGGCCGCGCTCGCCAACCTGCTGCACCTCATGTTCTATAGCG ataaaaatatgccGCTATCCGAATGGGAATACATGCCGTGCGTGGGCCCACGTCCAGGCGCTGGTCTTGTTGGGCTGAAGAATGCGGGTGCCACCTGTTATATGAACTCGGTGTTGCAGCAGCTGTACTGCGTGCGCGCAGTACGAGATGCACTTCTCACTGTGCAAG GCGCCGCTACAGATCCAAATGAAGATTTTTCTGGAGAAATACATCACCACAacattatagaaaataatacagag AATAGCGGCGACTACAACATCACCATATTAAAGCAAGTGCAAGCGATATTTGCGCATTTACATTACAGTAAACTTCAGTATTATGTTCCTCGGGGATTATGGGCACACTTCAG ATTGCAAGGCGAACCTGTGAATTTACGTGAACAACAAGACGCAGTGGAATTTTTTATGTCGCTAGTAGAGTCTCTAGATGAAGCGCTTAAATCTTTAGGTCAAGAACAATTAATGGCCAAAACTATGGGAGGAACATATTCCGACCAGAAGATATGTAAAGGGTGCCCACACAG GTATTGTAAGGAAGAGCCATTCAGCGTAGTATCTTTAGACATAAGGAATATGTCGCGGTTACAGGAGTCGTTAGAGGCATATGTACGCGGCGAATTATTAGAAGGCGCAGATGCCTATTATTGTGATAAGTGTAGCAAAaag GTGGTAACAGTGAAAagattatgtttaaataaactgCCTCCAGTTCTAGTCATACAACTTAAAAGATTTGAATACGATTTTGAAAAAGTCTgtgcaataaaatttaatgattaCTTTGAATTTCCGCGCGAGTTGGACGTGGAACCCTATACag CGTGGGGTCTAGCACGTGCGGAAGGCGAAGGAGCTCTTTGGGAAGGAAGTGAGAATTGCGAGAAAGATCCGCGGTACACTCAGTACGAGTTGAGCGGGATCGTCGTACACTCCGGGCAGGCTTCCGGGGGACATTATTACTCTTATGTATTATTGAG GGACACGGGTTCTATGGGTCGCTGGGTGAAGCTGGACGACGGTGACGTGGCCGAGTGCGCTATGCACGATGATGACGAGATGAAGGCGCAGTGCTTTGGCGGCGAATATATGGGAGAG GTATTTGATTCAACTATAAAGCGGATATCTTACAAGCGCCAGAAAAGGTGGTGGAATGCttacatgttattttatacGCGAAAGGACACGATAGATACGTCTCTAGAACAAACTATGAGAAATATGACTCTCAA GGAAAGTGCCATACCGAGACCTATTTGGAATTCCGTTCGTAGAAGCAACATTGCATTCTGTCACAATCAAGATCAGTTTAGTTTagaacattttaatttcatgAAGAAATTATGTTTCATGAGGTTACAAGTTCACCCTGGATCGCAAAGTGCTGTTTGG GGCCAAGAACACGAAGAAATGTCAATGTTAGCTGTTCAGATGGCTACAAAGTTTTTGTTCCAAGTTGGTTTTCACACAAAGAAAACTTTACGTGGTCCAGCGACCGActg gcACGACATTCTTTGCCAGCATTTAAGATGTTCTCAAAGTGTGAGAGCGTGGTTTGCATCAGATCTCTTTAAACATCCACATAG gTTATGTGATTATTTACTCTCGTGTCCTTCGGGTGATGTTAGGATAGTATTTATGAAAATCATAGTATTTTTGGCACATTTCTCAGTTCAAGATCCACCAG TGAGCAACGGATACGGCACGTGGTGCGGCCGCGAGGAGGCGACGTGCCTGTCGGACCAGGTGCTGTGCAGCGCGCGCGCGCTGGCGGCGCCGCACCACGACGCGCACGCGCACCGCCACCTGCCGCTGCTGTTCAACCTGTTCCACGCGTACGCGATGCTCGGCGCGCACGAGAAGTACCAGCTGCTCCGG ctCAAAGTTTTGGATATCGTGCTGTCGGTGTGTATGGATGAATCCTATGCAGCACTTGGAAAATATCAGTATCCAGAGTCGGCTAAAATACATCAG GTGGTGTGCGCATTAGTGCGGTGTTGCGACGTGAGCGCGCGGTGCCAGTCGGCAGGCGCGGCGGAGGGCGCGGCCCCGCTGCCCAATCCATTCGCGGAGCCACCGCCCACGCATGGCCCGCGGCCACAGCTCACCGCCACCGCTGCTGACCTGCTCTACAATAGGACTGG TACTTACATGAAGAAGCTGACGGAGGAGTGCTGCGGGTGCGAGGAAGGCATCCGGCTGATCCAGTTCCTGTGCTGGGAGCACGCGGGCTGGTCGCGCGCCGCGCTGGCGGAGCTGCTGTGGCAGATGGCCTGCGCGTACTGCCACGAGCTGCGCAGGCACTGCGACGCGCTCACCGCGCTGCTGCTCATGGAGGACAGCTGGCAGCAGCACCGCTTGCACAACGCTATCAAG GGCGTGTCAGAAGAGCGGCCGGGTCTGCTGGAAACGGGTCTGCGCGCACGCAGCCACTACCAAAAGCGCACATATGCGTGCGTGAAGCTGCTGGTGGGCGTGATGTGCCGCGCGCCGATCGCCGTGCGCGCCGTGCACACGCATTCTGAGGCGCGACGTCGCTGGAGGCAGCTGCTCGCATGGCTGCAGGATGAGCTTGATCGc taTGGTTCTGGGTACGGTTCGTACGGGACGTGGTCGCCTCCAGGAACTTCAAACGAAACATCCAGTGGATACTTCCTTGAACGCAGTAATTCGGCAAGGAAAACTTTAGAAAA GGCGTACCAGCTGTGCCCCGAGGAGGAGGAGGAGGACGAGGAGGGGCGCGAGACGGGCGAGGGCTCCGGGTCGGGCGAGGCGGGCGACAGCGCGGACGACGACGAGCCGCCCGACGACGACGAGCCGCCGCGCCGCCTGCACCTCGCGCCGCCCGCGCcccccgcgccgccgccgccccGCGACCCCGCGCCGCTCTGA